The Mya arenaria isolate MELC-2E11 chromosome 16, ASM2691426v1 genome includes a window with the following:
- the LOC128222564 gene encoding uncharacterized protein LOC128222564: MLSVSYKDMEFKYLICLFFTTCRVSEVLSLTCFQCNSDTTQNCRDPFSSKGVKTIDCTGFCTKSILDGKRIARYCIPEDSVSDGDSCLTASTAMSFEELCLCNANLCNAAVLTSATWTIIDITAILFFNQIVYLM; encoded by the exons ATGCTTAGTGTATCTTATAAAGACATGGaatttaaatacttaatttgtttgtttttcacaaCTTGCAGAG tgtcAGAGGTGCTGTCCTTGACCTGTTTCCAATGCAATTCTGATACCACGCAGAACTGTAGGGATCCATTCAGCTCAAAGGGAGTGAAAACCATTGATTGTACAGGGTTTTGCACGAAATCTATACTCGATGGGAAAA GAATCGCGAGGTATTGCATCCCAGAAGACTCTGTATCTGACGGTGATTCTTGCCTAACGGCTTCCACCGCCATGTCTTTCGAGGAGTTGTGCTTGTGTAACGCCAACCTTTGCAATGCAGCCGTCTTGACATCAGCAACCTGGACTATCATTGACATAACAGCCATTTTGTTCTTCAATCAAATTGTATACTTGATGTAA